AGCTCGGACGGAAGACAATTTTCTGCTAGTAGCTGATGTTTACCGCTACAAAAAGCTACAAGAATTGCTAGCTGCCGAAAATTTCCATGCAGCAGACTGGGAAACGATTCGCCTCATTCAATCTGTGACGGGAGAGTTAGAACTAGAATCCATTACCCCGGAACAAATTAGAAGTTTTCCCTGTAACGAACTACAAGTCATCGATAATCTGTGGCGTAAATATAGTAACGGTCGCTTTGGCTTTAGTATCCAAACACAAATTTATCAAAGTATTGGCGGCTCTATAGAAACCACAATTAACCAAGATTATCAAATTATCGAGTCTTTTGGCGATCGTGTGGGCTGGCGATCGAATCGTAAATGGCTCAAATGCGACGATCTAGACTATACCCTCACAGCACCCATTGGTTGCCATCCCTCCCGCTGGTGGAATTCTCCTTTCGGCGCGAAAATGACCAACTATTTTTTCAATCGGTTAATCACCTGCCAGCTTTAACCGTGCTTTCTCATGCCTTTGGACAAATAAGCTAGCAAGAATACAGCGATCCCAGCCATCCCCAAGTACGAGTAGGATGTAGCGAACGTTGCTGCTGTACCAATTGCCAGCAAGCCGATTAAGCTAAATTTTAGTTTAGGGGGCATACTTCGTACTACTCTGTCTCTCGATCTCTTTCTGCCTTGAGTTGGCGGACGCACTCTTGTCCCAACCCCACAGCTAA
This window of the Chroococcidiopsis thermalis PCC 7203 genome carries:
- a CDS encoding GUN4 domain-containing protein — its product is MSSEIKESEAIARLAMIETQLGQMTQMLSNLSDRLARTEDNFLLVADVYRYKKLQELLAAENFHAADWETIRLIQSVTGELELESITPEQIRSFPCNELQVIDNLWRKYSNGRFGFSIQTQIYQSIGGSIETTINQDYQIIESFGDRVGWRSNRKWLKCDDLDYTLTAPIGCHPSRWWNSPFGAKMTNYFFNRLITCQL